The following nucleotide sequence is from Tolumonas lignilytica.
TTTAGCGCAACTGATTGAGCAAATCCGGGAAATTGCTCCCCATCTGGTACTACTTGGCCGCATGGCGCTCGGTGAGGAAAAAGGTGAATTGGCCGGTCAGCTGGCTGGCACATTAGACTGGCCATTGGCTACAGCGGTCAGCGAACTGGTACTTGAAAATCAGGCTTTGAATTTTCTGCAAAGACGTATCACGCAATCTCGTCACGCCTCACTGCCACTACCTGCCATTGTCAGTGCCGAACTGGATCTGGCTATTCCGCGTTATGTCACATTGCCAGCCTTGGTGGCCGCCCGACGTAAGCCTAAGCAAATGTGTGCTCCTGTCTCTGCGGATACAGAAACAGAGATCGCAGTTATGCCGGAAAACTGGCAATCACCACCAACCCGTCAAACCGGCTGCAAGGTTAATGATGTCCACGAGTTATTAGCCCGTCTCGCTGAACAGGGAGTGTTCTTATGACAATTCTGGTGCTGGCTGAACACGCGGCTGGAAAATTAACACAGGCAACCCACCAGTTGTTGGGTGTAGTGAAACAATGGCAGCAACCAGTGCATTTATGCATCGCGGCGACCGCAGAAACGCTGCCGACACTAATTGCGGATGCTGTAGTGTTGGATGGCGTTGAACAAATACTGACGGCGGCGTCAGCGCAGTTACTTTGGCCGGAACCGGCAGTCATTGCTGGATATCTCAAACCGCTTATTCCGCATTATCAGATCATGGCGGCTCCGCATCAGCAGGATCTGCTGGCGGCATTTGCGCTGTTATCGGGTAGTGAGCATTTACCGCTGCTAACGGATGTCGTGGGGTTTCGATGCAGTGACGAGAAACCGGATAAAGTGCCTGATCAATTTCTGACTGCTTATTATGATCAACAGGCATGGCGCTGGTTTCATCATGCAACGCCATCCGCTAAAAGTTTATTGATCACGGTGCAGACCGGGCATTTTTCTATGTCTGTACAGCAAAACAAACCCGCAGGCACCATGTTTTCTGTACAGGAGCTGACGTTGGCGATCTCTTCAAACGCAGCGGTGACGCAAGATTTTACTCAAGCATCAGGGGATGGAATGCGGCTGGATGAAGCAAAGATTGTGATCGGCGGTGGTCGTCCGTTAGGTAAACGTTTCATGCCGGTGATGAAACCACTGGCAACCTTGCTGTCTGCGGCGATAGGTGCGACGCGTGGTGCCGTGGATGCCGGTTTTGTGCCGTTTACCAGCCAGATAGGGCAAACCGGTTCGCATATTACGCCGGAGCTCTATATTGCCGTCGGGCTTTCTGGTGCGCCTCAGCATATCGCTGGCATTGGGCAGAGCCGGGTGATTGTCGCCATTAATAAAGACATCTCGGCCCCCATTTGTCAGCAAGCCGATTACATTTTGCAGGGGGATATGTTCGAGCTTCTGCCCGCCTTGTGTGACGCTATCCGGGCTCAAAGATCAGCACAGCAAACAACCGTGCTGGATGCAACGGATGCAGTTGTTGCGGAGGTGCTCTCTTGAATGAAACCGACGATGCTGCATTACGCTACGACATCCTGATCATCGGCGGCGGTCCGGCAGGGCTGTCTGCTGCTATTCATGTTAAGCAGCTCGCACCTGAATTATCGGTTTGTCTGCTGGAAAAAGGTGCTGCTATCGGTGCTCACCAACTCTCCGGTGCGATCGTGCCGGATGATTATCTGGCACCACTGCAGGCACTGGGGCACTTTTTTTCTCCTCCTCCCGCTGCGACAGTTGTGACGGATTCCCTATGGCACTGGTACAGCGCCCATCGGCAGTTTCGTTTGCCTGATTGGATCTTACCGCCAGCGTTCAGGCGGAAAAAAAAACAGTCATTGATTCAGCTCAGTTCACTGTGTCAGTGGCTGGGTGAGGAAGCCATGCAGCTTGGTGTGGATCTCTTTACGGCGCAGGCAGCCGCACATGCGCTTTATGATGATAATGGTGTTGTATGCGGAGTCATGACGGGGGACATGGGATGCAACGAAGACGGCACACCCGGCCCGCAATATATGTCAGGGATTGCCATTCATGCTGCCTATACCTTGCTGGCGGAAGGGGCTAAGGGGTCGCTGAGTCGTGAAATTGCGGAAAAATTTCACAGCCATGCAGGTAAACCGCAACATTACGCACTTGGATTCAAGGAACGATGGCATTTGTCGCAGGGTGGGCTAAAAGCCGGACAGGTGATCCACTCAATGGGCTGGCCGTTAAATCGTCATGCTGGTGGTGGTTTTCTGTATGCGTTCAGTGAACATGAACTGGCGGTTGGCTTGATTCTGCAACTGGATTATCGGGAGCCGGATCTCGACCCTTTTGCACTATTTCAGCAGTTCAAGGCACATCCGGCTATAGCCACCCTGCTGCAAGACGCTGAGTGTCAGGGGTTTGGTGCAAGAACACTGAATGAAGGTGGTTGGCAGGCTTTGGGTCAACGGGCTTTCCCGGGTGGGGCCTTTGTTGGCTGTGCGGCCGGATTACTCGATTTACTCAAGCAGCAGGGCATTCCGCATGCTATCCAATCGGGCGTACTGGCAGCAAAAGCCTGCGTCAATGCCAGAGGGCGAGGCGAGTCAGGTACTGTATTGCATGAATATGATTTGGCAGTAAAACAAGGGCCAATAGGTCAGGCATTGCGAGAGGCAAGCCCGATAAAGCCAGCACTGGCCAACCTGGGGGGAATAGTCGGAACATTCTGGCTGGCTGCACATTATTGGCTGAAAACGGTTGGTGGCTGCTTGCCGCAATTTGGGGTGAAGCTAGCAGACCATGAAAACCTGCTAACCGTCTCTTCTTCCGTTAAGGCGGTATTTGCGGCAGAAACGGCGCGCGATCAGGCGCTTTATCTAGCAAGAATAAAACACCCGGAAACGCAGCCATTGCATCTGCAGATCAGTGACAAGCCAATTTCACCACAGGAACTGGAGTACAGCAGACGGGTTCTTAGCCATTGTTGTCCTGGAAAGGTTTATGCGGAAGACGACGCTGTATTTGCTATCAGAGCCAACCGTTGTCTGCATTGTAAATGCTGTGAAATTAAAGATCCGGCCCAGCAGATACACTGGACACCACCTGAAAGCGGCAGCGGGCCGTCGTATTTAGGTTTATAAAGTTATCTTATTGTATTTAAGGATAAAATATTGCAGTGGTTATGCTGGTGACTGGCAATGATTCGAAAAGAACACTACATACGTAGTGTTCTTTTTTGTCCATTTTGTTCCCTTTCTGTGCAAAAAAAGCCTTTGTATTTCTATTTTCATGAAAAAATCATAATAATATCAATATATTAAATTAATGCCGTGTGCCGCCATTTCTGGTCTTTTTTTTGCTATACATCGTTATGCAAAAAAATATACAGAGGTGGTTATGCCGGATAACACAGCATTCTCGAACCATACCAGGGATGAAAAAGCGTTTCATTGCCAGCATCGGAAACAGCATACGATCCATCAGGTTGAGCAGATCGTCAGCGAATCCGATGTGATGAAACAACTAATGAAAGCACTGAGAAAAATCGCTCCGACACAAACAGCAGTGATATTGCGTGGCGAGCCGGGAACGGGGAAGGAAGTCATCGCCCGGGCCATACATCACTTTTCGCAAGTAGCCGACGGGTCGTTTGTTAAACTCTGTTGTGAACATCTGAACGATGAAAAACTCATGAATGATTTGTTCGGCAACCACGAACAGCAGGGTAAAACAGAAGGAAAACTGCATATCGCCGATGGTGGTACCTTATTTCTCACCGAAATTGCCCATTTCTCACTGCAGCTGCAAGGCAAACTCTTGCAATATCTGGAAGAAAACGCTTTCGAGCCAATAGGTGCCGCGCAGCCTGAATACAGCAATATCCGCATAATTTGTGCTTCAGAAAAAGACCTTGAGGCATTAGTGTTAACTCAGCATTTTTTACCTGAACTTTATTACCGTCTGCACATTGGTGTATTGAATCTGCCACCTTTACGGGAAAGAAAAGCCGATATTCCCGGACTGGTTCGTTATTTCTTTGAACGCTATAACCAGATCAACCATAGAAAACTGACGATCGATGCTGCTGTTTTGAAGCCGATTTTCAACTGCCATTGGCCGGACAACGTCCGTGATTTAGAGAACTGTCTGGAACATGCCGCATTGTTATCTGAAGATGATACGGTGCAGTCATTACCTTGCCAGCAAGGGAGGTGTATCCGGCAATACCTTGATGAAAAGATATCTCAGGCAAATAAAATCGCCACTGCTCAGTCGGAGAAAAAAATTATAGTTGGTCCGGAGCTGACAGCGCCGGTTGCCGGGGATGAATCCGCACTAAACACAAACTCGCACTCCTTGCTATCTTCTGTCGAACTGGAACGCAGTCGTCTGGTCATGACACTTGAAAAATGCGGATGGGTTAAAGCCAAAGCAGCCAGACAACTGGGCATTACAACCCGGCAATTAAGTTATGCGCTGCAGAAGCTGAATATTGCAGTGAAGAAATACTGAGGCGGGAGTTCTCGCCTGTTTTTAACCGGGTCTTCTGTTCTTAATTCAGAAAATGTAAATCGGAATAATGGAATCCAAAATGATGACAGGTGTTTTCCAGACTTCGGGTGGAAAATGCCTGTCGTGGCAACCGGGCATAATATTCATGCCCATTTACGTCGAGTAAAAGTTTCAGTCCACCCAATGCCGGAAACACTTTCTTTATTTTTGCGTCAAACGTGATCACATCGGTTGCTTCTGCATGATGTGATGGATGCGATAGAAAAATGGCGTCACCAGGCAGACAACATAACGACGCATTCAGTGACAGGGCGGAAAAGTGGCTTGCTAAGATATTTCCCGGTAGTTTCAGTTGCTGATCATTTAGCGAAACCGGCAACAGATTGTCCATCGCCACTAAGCGCGCAATGGATTCATTGACGGGTTTTCGCATGATGATCTCCGGGGAATCATCCTGAACAATCCGGCCGTTATCAATCACAAGTGCACGATCAGCAAAATTCAATACATCGGTAAAGATATGACTGACTAAAATAGCGGTTATTTGATGCTGGTTGCAGAACGAACGCATCATCTCAATCATGTCCCGTCTACTGGCCATATCTAAAGCTGCCGACGGTTCATCGAGTAATAAAAGCTCTGGCTTGGCGATCACGGCTCGGGCGAGGCAAACCCGTTGTGTCTCGCCTCCCGAAAGTTGCGCGGCATCGCGTTGTATCAGATGTTCCGCCTGAAATGCGGCTAAAGCCTGACGGACTTTGCCGGGAATGTCTCTTTCAGTTGTTTGATGAAACTTTAAAACACAGGCCAAATTATCATAAACACTCATATTCAGCAGGTGGTTTTCCTGAAAGGCGAGGGAACAGCGGCGTCTCAGCGTAATTGGCCGTGCTGTTGCGGTATCTTCGCCAAACAATGAATAGCGCCCCTGAAATGCAGTGAGTAAATTGATGACTTGCAGCAGGGTACTTTTCCCTGCGCCATTCCGACCCAGTACCGCAACAAGTTCTCCTTGGTTAATTTGCAGGGAAGGTATATTCAGGATCTCTTTGTCATTTTGCCAGACAGACAGTGCCGTCATGTCAATTACCGGCGACGTCATTTCGCTATCCTCACCAGCTTCATACTTTTGTACTGCAGATAAGTCATGCACCAGACCACCAGAAAGGTGACCAATAACAAAATCGCGCCAATCATCAGTGCAAAACCATAGTTGCCTTTACCCACCTCTAATACGGTGGCGGTCGCCAGCACGCGTGTCTGACCTTTAATATTGCCGCCCACCATCATAGAGGCTCCCACCTCTGAAACGATGCGGCCAAAACCAGCAATCACCGCAGCGACTAACCCGATTCTGGCTTCATGCATCAGATACCTGATTGCCTGCAAAGGGGTCGCACCCAGCGACAACAATTGCAGATAGAGTTTTTCATTCAGACTACAGATGGCTGAAAAACTCAGACTGGCAACAATCGGCGTAGCGACAATCGTTTGCACAATAATAATTGCTGATGGGGTATACATCAGATTCAGAAATCCAAGCGGACCATAACGCCAGAATATCAGACTCACGATTAAGCCAACCACGACGGGGGGAAGGCCCATGCCGAAGTTCAGAAATGCACAGAGGATCTTTTTACCTCGGAATTGATGAGTGGCCAGTAAAATCCCGGTAGGAACACCCAGAAATACACTGATTAACGTGGCTGTCAGTGAAATACTCAGAGTGAACAGGGTAATCGACAGCACATCACTTCCGGCAAATAAACGGGATAATTCACTGAAATCCGGCATGGGTTTCTTCCCAATCTTGCTTGAGTTATAAACCGTAGTCTTTTTCTGATTTGCCGCCATCAATAACAAATAACGGTTTACCAAATTCTTTTATGCCATGGTCAGCGATGAGTTTTTGTCCCTGTGGTGATAACAAAAAGTCGACAAACGCTTTACCAGCCGCTGCATTCACACGATTGAATTTTTGCGGGTTGGTTTGCATGGCATGAAAAAGATTTAATAGGCGGTTTTCATGCCCGGTCATTACATCCAGCGATAAGGTTTTTTTCAAAAAGGTAAAGGTGCCGCTGTCCGTGAGTGTATAGCCGTTTTTCTCATCACTAATGCGTAACGCATCGGCCATGCCTGCCCCAACTTCCTGATACCAGCCGCCTTTGGGCTCAATGCCAGCTGATTTCCACAGACTCTGTTCCATTTTGTTGGTACCGGAATTGTCACCACGGGAAATAAACGTCGATTTGGCAAGGCTGATTTTTTTAAGAGCATCTAACGAGTCGAGGCCATGAATATGCGCCGGGTCTTTGGCCGGGCCAACGAGCTGATATTCATTGTGCATGATGAGTTTGCGATTTACGACTGCCCCCTCTTTTTCGACAGCTTGCTCTGCTTTGGGGGCACAAACCAGCAAGGCATCAACTTCGCCTTTTTCTGCCAGTGCGAGTGCTTGTCCGGTTCCTATCGATAGCTTTTTCACCTTATAGCCAGTTTTTTGTTCAAAAGGTGGGACAATGACATCCAGTAATCCGCTGTCTTCAATACTGGTTGTCAGCGCGATGATCACTTCTTTAGGGTTATCTGCGGCGTATGAAAAAGAGCTCGTACTCATTGCCGCAAAAAAGATTGTTTTGAATAACATATTTTTAAAGTGATAAATCATGGTGATGAACTCCATTTTGTGATGTTCATCTCATATGGCAACTAATGTGCCGCTATGGTATTAATTGATATGCTATTGAATATAAAGTAAAAAATATAAAATCTGACGGTGCATTTATACATCTTTGTACTAAAAGAGGAGGGTAAATACGTGAATGAACAATATAAATAATGGTAAAACATATGGCATCGAACTCTCCTTTACGAAAGGCTTGTTAATTTAATGAGAATTCGAATAAGTTTAAATTATGTACCTATTGAATTGACCTGTAGCTAGGTTAAAAATGGAGCATCACTCGAAAGAGTAAAAATTTGTGTAAGTAGCATTCTGATACCCCCTATTACAAGGAGACTGGAATGCTAATTTCTGATCAAATCCTCGATCAACTTCCTGCTGATTGTAAATCCCCTAAGGACCTGAGAAGTGAACAAGGTTTACTCCGTCAGTTAACTAAAAAGCTGGCCGGCCATTCTTCCGCCAAACAAAGTAAAATTTTATAGATTTCGAGGGCTTATGAGAAATCATAAGCCCTTTTTCGTTTCTGCGTTCTCAACAGATTTTAGGGGGAACAGAGAGCCAGTTATTGTGCGGTTTCAATAATATGTGTGACATTGGCGATGTAGTTTTTTCCTGAAAAACCTAACTTATCCAGTTGAAGTGCTATCTTTTCAATAAGATGTTTAGCGTTATACACAGATAAATCGGCTGCAGTGAGCATGGCCTTGTCCATGCCTAACGAGATGTACTGCTGTTTGGCAAACCCAATGACATAACCAATTTTATAATCATCTGACGTTGATATTCCGCCGATCGCACGGTCTATTTTTCTTGTTTCTGAGGCTAATATGCCTGCGATATGACCTGTATTAAAATCGCTCATTTTGTGCTCTCCCTATAAGAAAATTTAAAGGAATACGGTATTGAATAAACAAATATATTGATTAATAACAACCAAATAGACATTTATTTCGTATTTATTTTCATTATGAGAGCAAGCCTGCAAAAGTTCATTACAGACATCTTGGAACTGGTTTAATCGAAGACAAGGACAAAGTCAATCTGAATATTAAGGAGCCTTAATCAAGGCCCTTAATATTCGTGCTCATTTAATTGAGCTGTCCGAGAGGAACGGTTGAGATGCTGTTTTTAGGTGAGCCGTCGACCAGCTTGTCGGAATACACCAGATACACTAAGACGTTTCTTGTTTTATCTAAAAACCGGACGACATGAATTTTTTTAAATAATAAAGAGGTTTTCTGGGTAAACACCTCTTCGCCATCGGGTTTAATGTCATGTACCTGAATAGGCCCTATCTGGCGGCACGCAATGGAGGCATCCGAGGTATCTTCAGCGACGCCTAATGACCCTTTAACACCGCCCGTTTTTGCTCTGCTTAAATGACATGCCACACCACTTACTTTCGGGTCATCGAATGCTTCGATAATGATTTTGTCATTTGCCCCTAATAGTTTAAACGTCGTACTGACACTCCCTATAATCTCTGCTTTTGCGATCAAAGGAATGAGGCTTAATAGCAAAACAACAGCACTGGATACAAACTTTTTCATTGGTTATTCCTTAACTGAATGACGCAACCCATTGCATTATTACATTACTCTAACATTGCAGACCGGATAGCTTTTTCAAGTTATTTTCGGCAGGCAAAGTTAATTTTGGTGATGTAAGTTCGATTCATGGCTGGCTATGTTTGTTATAACGAAAACTCAACAAACAATAGGGAAGCATATTATGGTCAATGTTGAAAAATTACAAAAAGAGCATTTTATTAGCTATGACCTTGTATTACCTCACTTTCATGGCTATCCAATTCGGGTTATTACGGCATCCTGCCCATGGTCTGAGGAACATCTCTCGGCTAACATACTGAATGTTGCTGTCACCCTGCCTGGCGAGGATGGAGTTGCACAACTGAAACAGATGCTGAAATCAATCGACGTCACGCCCGGTGAATAAGTACGCATTTCAATGTATCTTACACAAACAGGCGTAGTTGGCTGAACCATCGGCCAACTACTCGATAAATGGGCTGTGATTAGCTGTATTTCTTACATTTTTAGGTTGTATTTTTTTAGATATTCCGCGGCCAGTGTTTGTGCTTCATACAGGTCATCGGGGCTGAGTTGCTGGGCAATGGTATCCCGCGTTTTGATGGCATCCTGATTATGCATGGCTGCGACAGATAACCAGGCATATGCTTGTTTATCGTCTTTGATCATGCCTTGACCTTCATAATACATTCCGCCCAAAAAGGCCTGCGCGTTAGCATTTCCCTGTTCTGCAGATTTTTGATACCAGTAAGCGGCCTGAGCATAATTGTGGGGAAAGCCTTGCCCCTGATAATACATGGTACCTAGGCGGAATTGCCCGTTATCATCACCTTGCTCCGCCGCTTTTTGATACCAGTATGCGGCTTGCTGAAAACTCTGATAAACCCATTGGCCTTCAAAATACATGGCACCAACAATCACCATCGGATGAAGATTGACTTGCCTTGAGGCTTTTTGAAACCAGTAGGTTGCCTGCTCGTTGCTTTGTTGAACGCCATTCCCCTCAAGATACATTGAACCGATCAATGCCTGAGCGTTGACATCACCATGTTGTGCGACTTTCTGAAACCAATATGCAGCTTGCTGATAATTTTGTGGAATACCTTCGCCACGGAAATACATCGAACCAACCAATGTCTGAGCAATAGTGTTACCTGTTTCTGCGGATATTTTACAGTAGGGGAAGGCTGCAGCATGATTTCCTTTGGTATCAAGAGAGATACATGTCTGGGAAGATGAAATCTTATTGATCTTCATTTTATCAGCCATGTCGGTTTGCTCTGGTTGATTAGAGGAACACCCAAAAAGCAAAAGCGCGATCAGAATTGAAAATTCCTTTTTTAACTGAAACATAAGCTAATCCTTATATTGCTGAACATGAATATTCCGGATCATGAAGCACACTAGGTATGTTCAGATGGTTATCAGTGACGAACGCTTTCATTCTTAATAGTAAATAAACGCGTTCTTATCAACCTGAGTGGGTGGTTACGGCTTACAAGTCACGTATTCAAATATCTCAAAGCTGGTTCATTCAATTAGGCCCTGAGATAATCCATCTTTATTGTCTCTATTCTCAAAATTCATAAGAGCCATTGTATGTCTGAAAAATATTCCGGATTCACAGAGATCCTGACGCATCCTGATTTTATCGTGGTGAACAAAATGGCAGGGGTGGATATGCATGATGACATGGGCGTTCCGGGTCTGGTCTCTCGTGTTTCAGCCGCTATTGGTCAGGATGTTTATCCTGTGCATCGATTGGATAAGGTGACCTCCGGCGTGGTTCTTTTGGCAAAAAATACCGAAGCCACCCGCTTGTTGAGCCTGTCGTTTGCTGAACGAAAGGTCAAAAAAATCTATCTGGCTATCAGTGATCGTACACCGAAAAAGAAGCAAGGTTGGATCAAAGGCGATATGGCAAAAGGAAGGAATGGTTGCTGGCGCTTACTTCATTCGCTAGATAATCCTGCTGTTACCTATTTTCAGAGTTTATCACTGAAAATACCCAAGCATCGCTTGTACATCATCTTTCCTCATACCGGTAAAACTCACCAGATCCGGGTGGCCATGAAAAGCATAAGTGCCCCAATTCTTGGTGATGAGCGTTATGGTGGAACACCGGCAGAGAGAACCTATTTACATGCCTGGCGACTGCAATTTCCCTATTCAGGAGCAGATTATAGTGTGGAAGCCCCACATCGGTGGGGTGAAAAAATAGACAGTGATGTGGATTTGCAAAATTTTATCCCTTAAAAAGGTTTTTTTTGCTATCTTATCTGCCTGAAGTGAGGTTATTTGATGCTTGTTTAGTTTTTTATTCTGTAAAAAATGGCATCTCACGAACATTACTTCTGGTTTTGTGGCTAACTATCGGAACATAAACCAGAAAATAGCCCGGAATCTTGATTTTTGACCTGTTGCACCAATTTGGGGTTTCTGGTTGGTGCTGTTTATGTCAGATATGCTTTATTTCGTGGTGTTTTGCAGAGTTTTATAGCTCTGCATTTTGGCCTGATAGTTGCTTTTATTGATTGCAAGTGCTGCTAAGCATAGTCAGTACTAATCCAATAATGTGATTCACTCAACCTGGCAGGGAAGATATATGTCAAAACTAAAATATTTAACAGGCGTTGCATCTGCTGTTGCTTTATTAGTCGCAAGTAATGCTCAGGCAGCATCAGGTGACACTCTGGCAAATGTTAAAAAGAAAGGCTATGTGCAATGTGGTGTGAATGATGGTTTGCCTGGCTTTTCCAGCCCGAATGCAAAGGGCGTTTGGGAAGGTATGGATGTTGATGTATGCCGTGCATTGGCTGCAGCTATTTTCTCTGATGCCAGCAAAGTGAAATATATTCCATTAGGTGGTAAAGAACGTTTCACCGCTCTGCAATCAGGTGAAGTTGACATTCTGTCACGTAACACAACTTGGACTCTGACTCGTGACGCGACTCTGGGTCTGATCTCCACAGCAACCAACTATTATGATGGTCAGGGTTTCCTGGTTAAAAAATCATTGGGCGTGAAAAGTGCTAAAGAGTTAGATGGTGCAACCGTTTGTGTAGAAGGCGGTACCACTACAGAAATGAACCTGGCTAACTATTTCAATGCTAATCATATGAAATACACACCAGTGGTATTCGATAACAATGATCAAACCGTGAAAGGTTTTGAATCTGGTCGTTGTGACGTTTATACCTCTGACAAATCAGCAATCTATGCTTCTAAAACCAAACTGGCTGATCCGAACAGCGTAGATGTATTGCCTGAAATTATCTCTAAAGAACCTTTAGGCCCAATGGTTCGTCAGGGTGATGACCAGTGGCAATTGTTAGTTAAATGGACTGTCTTTGCGATGGTCAACGCAGAAGAACTGGGTGTTACCAGCAAAAACGTTGATGAAATGAAAACCAAAGGCAGCCCAGATGTGAAACGCCTGTTAGGTCTTGACGCACCGGATGGAACAACTCTGGGTGCAGTGAAAGACTGGGGTTACCAAATTGTGAAACAGGTTGGTAACTATGGTGAAGTTTATGACCGCAACGTAGGTAAAGATTCACCACTGAAAATTACGCGTTTAGAAAACAATTTGTGGAACAAAGGCGGTTTCCTGTACGCACCACCAGTACGTTAATTGCATTTGGAATGATGGGCGGAGTGTTTCCGCCCATTTAAGTGACAAGTTTTACTGGAGTTAAATTTAGCATGCCTGCTGAAAACTCAAAAAAAAGCAACAACGCGGTAGCTACTCGCTGGATTTATGATCCTAAAGTACGTGGGATTTTGTTTCAGGTGTTAGCGGTTGCCTGTGTTGCATGGATGTTGTTTTATTTCGTTAGCAACGCTATGCACAATATGGAATCACGCGGGATCGCGACAGGTTTCTCTTTCCTTCAGCACCGGGCTAGTTTTGGTATTGTTCAAACCCTGATTTCTTATTCAGAAGATGATACTTATGGCCGGGCATTTGTCATCGGTTTACTCAACACCCTCCTCGTATCAGGAATAGGTATTATTTTAGCCACTGTTCTTGGTTTCCTGATTGGTATAGCTCGTCTGTCAAACAACTGGTTACTGAGTCGTGCTGCTGCGGTTTATATTGAGATATTCCGTAATATTCCATTACTTCTACAGATTTTTTTCTGGTATTTCTGTGTGTTACGCGCATTACCAGGACCAAGACAAAGTATCGATATCGCCAATGCATTTTTTCTGAACGTACGTGGGTTATACATTCCTGCACCAATAGCCGAACCAGGTTTTGGTATTGTTGCTATTGCGTTCGTGATTGCCATTGTCGGTGTGTTTTTTCTCAGCCAATGGGCTAAAAAGCGTAAAAATCTGACTGGCCAGCCTTTTCCTGTGTTTTTCAGCAGCTTGGGGTTATTAGTTGGTTTGCCGTTGGTCGTTTTTCTGATTGCCGGTATGCCGTTGCATTGGGAATTACCAGCCCTGAAAGGATTTAACTTCCGCGGTGGTTTAACAGTTATTCCTGAATTGTTCTCTATGGTTGTGGCGTTGACTATTTTTACTGCGGCATCGATCGCGGAAATAGTTCGCTCTGGGATCATGGCTGTATCCAAAGGTCAGGTAGAAGCGTCACATGCGCTGGGGTTGAAAAATGGTCTGACACTGCGTTTCGTGGTGATTCCTCAGGCCATGCGCGTCATCATTCCTCCATTAACCAGCCAATATCTGAACTTGATTAAAAACTCTTCACTGGCTACTGCGGTGGGTTATCCGGATCTGGTTTCTGTCTTCATGGGCAGTACGTTAAACCAGACTGGTCAGGCTGTGGAAATTATTGCCATGACAATGGCGGTCTATCTGACTATCAGCATTGTGACCTCTGTGTTAATGAATATTTATAACGCCAAAAAAGCGTTGGTGGAGCGTTAATATGGTTGTATATCGCGATCAGCCCAGTTTGCCTGCGCCGGCCAGTCAAACCAGCATTGCCGGATGGTTACGTAAAAATCTGTTTTCAAGTGTAACTAACAGTGTTGTTACTTTAGCTTTACTGTATTTTTTAGTGCCTCAG
It contains:
- a CDS encoding electron transfer flavoprotein subunit beta/FixA family protein, whose product is MEGSTSQSWLQNGLKILVLARHVPDSNLLLPLKQGVPDYSAFSWVLNPFDEVATEAAVQLRQQFKEQHPDLPAEVIIVGRAGSAGTAAVERALSLGGDRALLLSEAEEPQIFLAQLIEQIREIAPHLVLLGRMALGEEKGELAGQLAGTLDWPLATAVSELVLENQALNFLQRRITQSRHASLPLPAIVSAELDLAIPRYVTLPALVAARRKPKQMCAPVSADTETEIAVMPENWQSPPTRQTGCKVNDVHELLARLAEQGVFL
- a CDS encoding electron transfer flavoprotein subunit alpha/FixB family protein is translated as MTILVLAEHAAGKLTQATHQLLGVVKQWQQPVHLCIAATAETLPTLIADAVVLDGVEQILTAASAQLLWPEPAVIAGYLKPLIPHYQIMAAPHQQDLLAAFALLSGSEHLPLLTDVVGFRCSDEKPDKVPDQFLTAYYDQQAWRWFHHATPSAKSLLITVQTGHFSMSVQQNKPAGTMFSVQELTLAISSNAAVTQDFTQASGDGMRLDEAKIVIGGGRPLGKRFMPVMKPLATLLSAAIGATRGAVDAGFVPFTSQIGQTGSHITPELYIAVGLSGAPQHIAGIGQSRVIVAINKDISAPICQQADYILQGDMFELLPALCDAIRAQRSAQQTTVLDATDAVVAEVLS
- a CDS encoding electron transfer flavoprotein-ubiquinone oxidoreductase — encoded protein: MNETDDAALRYDILIIGGGPAGLSAAIHVKQLAPELSVCLLEKGAAIGAHQLSGAIVPDDYLAPLQALGHFFSPPPAATVVTDSLWHWYSAHRQFRLPDWILPPAFRRKKKQSLIQLSSLCQWLGEEAMQLGVDLFTAQAAAHALYDDNGVVCGVMTGDMGCNEDGTPGPQYMSGIAIHAAYTLLAEGAKGSLSREIAEKFHSHAGKPQHYALGFKERWHLSQGGLKAGQVIHSMGWPLNRHAGGGFLYAFSEHELAVGLILQLDYREPDLDPFALFQQFKAHPAIATLLQDAECQGFGARTLNEGGWQALGQRAFPGGAFVGCAAGLLDLLKQQGIPHAIQSGVLAAKACVNARGRGESGTVLHEYDLAVKQGPIGQALREASPIKPALANLGGIVGTFWLAAHYWLKTVGGCLPQFGVKLADHENLLTVSSSVKAVFAAETARDQALYLARIKHPETQPLHLQISDKPISPQELEYSRRVLSHCCPGKVYAEDDAVFAIRANRCLHCKCCEIKDPAQQIHWTPPESGSGPSYLGL
- a CDS encoding sigma 54-interacting transcriptional regulator, producing the protein MPDNTAFSNHTRDEKAFHCQHRKQHTIHQVEQIVSESDVMKQLMKALRKIAPTQTAVILRGEPGTGKEVIARAIHHFSQVADGSFVKLCCEHLNDEKLMNDLFGNHEQQGKTEGKLHIADGGTLFLTEIAHFSLQLQGKLLQYLEENAFEPIGAAQPEYSNIRIICASEKDLEALVLTQHFLPELYYRLHIGVLNLPPLRERKADIPGLVRYFFERYNQINHRKLTIDAAVLKPIFNCHWPDNVRDLENCLEHAALLSEDDTVQSLPCQQGRCIRQYLDEKISQANKIATAQSEKKIIVGPELTAPVAGDESALNTNSHSLLSSVELERSRLVMTLEKCGWVKAKAARQLGITTRQLSYALQKLNIAVKKY
- a CDS encoding energy-coupling factor ABC transporter ATP-binding protein gives rise to the protein MTSPVIDMTALSVWQNDKEILNIPSLQINQGELVAVLGRNGAGKSTLLQVINLLTAFQGRYSLFGEDTATARPITLRRRCSLAFQENHLLNMSVYDNLACVLKFHQTTERDIPGKVRQALAAFQAEHLIQRDAAQLSGGETQRVCLARAVIAKPELLLLDEPSAALDMASRRDMIEMMRSFCNQHQITAILVSHIFTDVLNFADRALVIDNGRIVQDDSPEIIMRKPVNESIARLVAMDNLLPVSLNDQQLKLPGNILASHFSALSLNASLCCLPGDAIFLSHPSHHAEATDVITFDAKIKKVFPALGGLKLLLDVNGHEYYARLPRQAFSTRSLENTCHHFGFHYSDLHFLN